Proteins co-encoded in one Streptomyces sp. JH34 genomic window:
- a CDS encoding ATP-binding protein — translation MQVLQVQLEVGPDPAEVGRARRWARSRLIGSGMEDDEPLAETLILLISELVTNAVVHTGCPAVLRMLFGSASPAGSAGTVRVEVADTSCRPPRPRHAEGEDTNGRGLELVDGLADRWGWQPEGAGKRIWCEIDRGGPVMLPAVQEQPGERARL, via the coding sequence GTGCAGGTGCTTCAGGTTCAGCTGGAGGTCGGGCCGGATCCCGCGGAGGTGGGGCGAGCCCGCAGATGGGCGCGGTCGAGGCTGATCGGGTCGGGGATGGAGGACGACGAGCCCCTCGCGGAAACGCTCATCCTGCTGATCTCGGAGCTCGTCACCAACGCGGTGGTCCACACGGGCTGTCCGGCCGTGCTGCGGATGCTGTTCGGCTCCGCGAGCCCGGCCGGTTCGGCGGGGACGGTGCGCGTCGAGGTGGCCGACACCAGCTGCCGTCCGCCCCGGCCGCGTCACGCGGAGGGTGAGGACACCAACGGCCGCGGCCTGGAGCTGGTGGACGGCCTGGCGGACCGCTGGGGCTGGCAGCCGGAGGGCGCGGGCAAGCGCATCTGGTGCGAGATCGACCGCGGCGGCCCGGTGATGCTCCCGGCGGTCCAGGAGCAGCCCGGCGAGCGGGCCCGTCTCTGA
- a CDS encoding STAS domain-containing protein → MTLKVYETEQDAWTVLRIHGELDLVSSPVVRQSVHGAVAAGRHDVVLDLSGVLFCDSSGVNVLIAARRLMKSCGGRLRLILPARGAVDGSHVNKVLGALGVRRLFDVYPDAGAATDDTSQPLTA, encoded by the coding sequence GTGACGCTGAAGGTGTACGAGACCGAGCAGGACGCGTGGACGGTGCTGCGGATCCACGGCGAACTCGACCTCGTGAGCTCACCCGTCGTGCGCCAGTCCGTCCACGGGGCCGTGGCGGCGGGACGGCACGACGTGGTCCTCGACCTCTCCGGCGTCCTCTTCTGCGACTCCAGCGGTGTCAACGTCCTGATCGCCGCCAGACGTCTCATGAAGTCCTGCGGCGGACGGCTGAGGCTGATCCTCCCGGCCCGCGGCGCGGTCGACGGCTCGCACGTCAACAAGGTGCTCGGCGCCCTGGGCGTGCGGCGGCTCTTCGACGTCTACCCCGACGCCGGCGCGGCCACCGACGACACGTCCCAGCCGCTCACCGCCTGA
- a CDS encoding helix-turn-helix transcriptional regulator, whose protein sequence is MSHRVVVLALDGVLPFELGFPQGIFGRSMSVRTFTRRFREEVGISPGQCCRRTFRSAAAGR, encoded by the coding sequence ATGAGCCACCGTGTGGTCGTCCTCGCCCTCGACGGGGTGCTTCCCTTCGAACTGGGCTTCCCGCAGGGGATCTTCGGCCGGTCGATGAGCGTGCGCACCTTCACCCGGCGCTTCCGCGAGGAGGTCGGGATCAGCCCGGGGCAGTGCTGCCGGCGGACGTTCCGGTCGGCGGCCGCGGGACGCTGA
- a CDS encoding EF-hand domain-containing protein, whose protein sequence is MDSAEYERKIAHRFAAFDQDGNGYIDRADFNAAAARLLTEFGTTARCDRGQSLYTGAEAFWQGMAGIADVDGDQRVTRQEFVGGAVKRLRDNPERFAEIARPFLRAALAVAAGADPEGNAPASAPVDRVERALRVLGAEDDIASVAARSLDDDQDGRIAEAEAVAAFSAYFTVVEPDA, encoded by the coding sequence ATGGACAGCGCAGAGTACGAGCGCAAGATCGCGCACCGCTTCGCCGCCTTCGACCAGGACGGCAACGGCTACATCGATCGCGCCGATTTCAACGCCGCCGCGGCCCGTCTGCTCACCGAGTTCGGTACGACGGCCCGCTGCGACCGCGGCCAGTCGCTCTACACCGGAGCCGAGGCCTTCTGGCAGGGCATGGCGGGTATCGCCGACGTGGACGGGGACCAGCGCGTCACCCGGCAGGAGTTCGTCGGCGGGGCCGTGAAGCGGCTGCGGGACAATCCCGAACGCTTCGCGGAGATCGCGCGGCCCTTCCTGCGCGCGGCGCTCGCCGTCGCCGCGGGCGCGGACCCGGAGGGCAACGCGCCGGCCTCCGCCCCGGTCGACCGGGTGGAACGCGCCCTGCGGGTGCTGGGGGCCGAGGACGACATCGCGAGCGTCGCGGCGCGAAGCCTGGACGACGACCAGGACGGGCGGATCGCCGAGGCGGAGGCGGTCGCCGCCTTCTCCGCGTACTTCACGGTCGTCGAACCCGACGCGTGA